The DNA region CGCGATGTCGTCGGCGGGGTGGTCGGGCACCACGGCGTCCACCACCGCCCGGCAGGTGTCCTCGGGCGAGGGTCCCGACCGGGCGAGGGCGTCCCGCAGCTGGTCGAGGGCCGTGTCGATGTCGCGGTGGCGGTCTTCGATGAGTCCGTCGGTGTAGAGGACGAGCCGACTGCCTTCGGGGACGTGGATCTCGGCCGTCTCGAAGGGCAGGCCGCCCAGTCCGAGGGGCGGTCCGGCCGGCAGGCCGGGAAACGTCACCGTGCCGTCGGGGTGGACCAGGGCGGGCGGGGGGTGGCCGGCGCGTGCCAGGGTGCACAGCTGCGAGGTCGGGTCGTAGATGGCGTACAGGCAGGTGGCGCCGATGATGCCGATGCCTTCGGTGCCCGGTTCCTCGCCGCCCTCGTCCCGGTCGAGGCGGGCGACGAGGTTGTCGAGCTGGGTGAGGACCTCGTCGGGCGCCAGGTCCAGCTCGGCGAAGTTGCGTGCGGCGATACGCAGCCGGCCCATGGTGACGGCGGCGTGCAGGCCGTGGCCGACGACGTCGCCGACGACGAGGGCGACGCGGGTGCCGGACAGGGGGATGACGTCGAACCAGTCGCCGCCCACTCCGGACTCGGCGGGCAGATAGCGATGGGCGACCTCGACGGCGTCCTGCTCGGGCAGGCGCTGCGGAAGCAGACTGCGTTGCAGGGCCAGGACCATGGTGTGTTCGCGGGTGTAGCGGCGGGCGTTGTCGATGCAGACCGCGGCGCGCGTGGCGAGTTCCTGGGCCAGCGAACGGTCGTCGTCCCCGAAGGGGGCGCGCTCGCGCGTGCGGTAGAAGCTGACGATGCCCAGGACGACGCCGCGGGCGAGCAGCGGGGCGGTGATGAGAGAGCGCAGCCCGTACGCGAGAAGGCCTCCGGTGTGCTCCGGGTCCTGCGAGAACCGGTCGGCGGCGGCCCTCAGATCGGGTTCCAGCACTGCCTGTTCGTCGGTCAGGCAACGGAGCCGGGGAGTGCCGGGACGCAGGCCGATCCGCTCGCCGAGCGCCTGGAAGGGGCCGTCGTCGCGGATGCCGTGGATCACCAGGCGGTGCAGGTCGGTACGGGGATCGGCGGACTCCTCGCCGCGCAGCACGGCCTCGGAAAGGTCGATGGTGACGAAGTCGGCCAGGCGCGGCACGGCCATGTCGGCGAGTTCGTGGGCGGTGCGGGGCACGTCCAGGGTGGTACCGATGCGGGCGCTGGCCTCGGACAGCAGCTCCAGGCGCCGCCGTGCCGCGACGGCGTGCATGCCCACGCCCGGTTCGCCCAGCAGCACCAGCCGTCCGCCGGTGAGGCCGTCGGCGCCGCCGGGCGCGGTGGCCGGCTCGGCCGTGCGGGCGGTCGTGGGCCGCGCCGGTACCCCGGCCGCGGGGTGGGCCGGTGCCGGCGCGGCGACATGGGCCGGGCGTCCGGCCGGCAGGACGGCGGGTGCGACGGCTTCCCGTGCCGGGGGGCCTTCCCCTGCCGCGGGGCCTGCGTGTGCCGCGTGACCGAGCCGCGCACGCGGGTGCGCGGGTGCGGGCCGCTGCCCCGGTGAGGTGTCGGTGAGGACCGCCTCGACGGCGACGCCTGCCACACCGGAGGCGCTTGTCACGACATGGCTCAGCAGAACGACCCGCCGGCCGTCCGAGAGGGTCACCTCGACGCCGGCCCGCTGGGCCGAGGCGATCAACTCGGCGGCCTTCTCCGTGAGGACCGTCCGATCACGCCGGTCGAGGCCGCTGCGGACCAGCTCGTCCACCGGGAGCAGGTGCCCGTCCCCGTCCGCCGCACCGGCCCGCAACCGGCGCCTGGCGTCGAGATACGCGCTCAGCAGCCCGCGCTCCCGCGCCGAGTTGTCCGCCAGGAGTCGCCGCTCGATGGCGCCTGCCGCCTCGCGTATCACGGTGTCCATCGCGGGATCCACGTCGGTGTGCGGACACCCGAGGGAGAGGATGCCCTCGACATCTCCGCTGAGCAGATCACGCACGGGGATCGCCGAGCAGGCGTTCGCCTGTGAGCGCTCCGCGAAGTGCTCGGCTCCGTAGACCTGGCACAGCCGCCGTTCCGCGAGCGCGATGCCGATGCCGTTGGTTCCGGCGACCTCCTCGGCGAACACGAACCCCGGAACGCTCTGGATGGGGGCGAGTTGCCTGGCCATGGACGCCTCGCCGAAGCGGCGCCGCAGCACCGTCCCGCTCGCGTCGGCCAGAGCCACGTTCATGCGACGGCCCGCGAACCTGGACTGCAGCCAGTCGAGCACCGGCCCGGCCGCGTGCACGAGCCGGCTGTCCAGATCGACGTCCTCGCGGAAGGGCAGCTCGGACTGGTCCGGGGAGAGCCCGAGCAGCACGGAGCGCTGCCAGGAACTCAGGATCAGGTCCCGCACGCCTCCCTCGACCGGTCCGCCCTCCAGGAACCGCTCACGGGCACGTGAGGGACCGATGGAATCCCCCACAAATCCCATGCGGATCACTTCCCTCGTCGGACCGTGGTCGGCTGCCGTCCGGTTCGCTCGCCGTTCGGGAAGCCGCCGCTCTCATGTAGATATTAGAACTATGTTCATGAGTAAGCGTGTTTCAGCCCTTTGAAGATGAATGTGCGGGGGTGGCTAGCGCAGGGACCGCGCCGCCGTGACGCCGAAGGTCTCCAGGGAGACCCCCACCCGGGACAGCCCTGACGTGGCCGCGCGGAAGTCCTTGATGTGCGCCGTGCCGAAGTGCTCGTCCAGGGCCTGCTGGGAGATCCATCGCTCGTACACCCGGATCCTGCGCTCGTCGGACGGGTCCGCGGCCATGGCGTAGTCCAGACAGCCGGGCTCCTCCGCACGGGTCCGCTTCCCGACCTCGACGAGGTGGCCCAGCATCGTGTCGCGGTCCGCCGGCTCGTAGTCCATCCAGCCGGCGACGATGATCTGCTCCGCTTCCGCCGCGTTGTCCGCCTCGTTGTCCTCTGCCACGGTGATCCTCTCCCTGCTCATGCCCGTGGGCCCGTCGCCCTCTGTCAGGAAGGAACGACGGGCCCGCGGGCCGTTCAGATGGCGAGTGCCGCCGGGACGCTGTCCACGGTGACCGTGCCCTTGGTGCCGTCGACCGTGATCACCATGCCGTCCCGCAGCCGTTGCGTACCGCCTTCGACGGAGATGACGGCCGGGATGCCCAGCTCGCGGCAGACCACGACGGCGTGGCTGTTGAGCGCGCCCACATCCACGACGGCCGCTCCGGCGACCAGGAACAGCGGGGTCCAGGCGGCGTCCGTGATCGGTGCCACCAGGACCTCGCCCGGTTCCAGCGCCTCGCACGAGGCCGGGTCGGAGACCACCCGCACCCTGCCGGTGTACGTGCCCTGGCTGCCGCCGACCCCGGTCAGCACGTCGCTCTCCCGGGCGGCCGCGATTCCTTCCTCGCGGCGCCGCGGCCAGGTGTCGATCTCGGTCTGCGCGTCCGCCGCGATGAAGAACGGCGGCTCCAGTTCCCGCAGGCCGGCGTACTCCACGAGCCGCTGGGCGATGACGGGGCCGAAGGAGTCCGGGGCGGCGACATAGTCGTCCAGCTCGGTGTCCAGCAGCATCATCACGTCCTCGGGCGCGGCGAAGCGTCCCGCCTCGACCCCACGGCGGCCCAGCTCCCGTACCGTCATCCGGATCTCGTTGATGACGGACACGCAGTTGGCCTTGGTGCGCTCGCGGGCCGGGATCCACACCTGCGAGGCGTGCATGCCGGCGTCGAACATCGGCCGTACGTCCTCCGGGAGCGCGGCCCGGATCTCCGCCGCGATCTGCGTACGGCGCTCCGTGAGCCGGCGGTGGCGCTCGGCGGGGGAGTCGTCGTCGGGACTGTGCCGGATCCGGTCGACCAGGGCCAGCGCCTGGACGGGCGAGGCCTCCCAGGACAGCGCGTGGATGTCCCACTCGTTGGGGCCGCGGTCGCCGGAGGCCGCCAGGAACTCCTCGAAGGAGTCCCGGAACGCCTTCACGTCCCCGCTCGCCCCGTCGAGCGCCCGCTGCACCGCGGCCGGTCCCTGGGCGAACAGCGCGGTCAGCTCGGCCGAGGCCACCACCTGCCGGGACAGCGCCCACAGCCCGGTCGAGGGGGAGGCGGAGTCGACGTCACCGAGTCCGGCGATCAGGTCCAGCATGGCGCCGGGGCGGTCCAGGCTCGCGCACAGCGGGCCGAGGATCGCCGGTCCGACGGACGCGGGCAGCGACGACTCGACATGGCGCTGGAAGGTGATCTCCACGTCGTCCAGCAGTGAGCGGGCGTGTGCCACCAGTTCCGTGTCGGACAGCCGGGCCAGGTCCGGCCGCTCGCGGCGGACGCGGCGCAGCCGCTCCCGGTCGGCGTCGGCCTCGGGGAAGTTGCTCTGGCCCAGCATGCGCTGGACCGTCGCCCCGGCCTTGGCCGTCAGTTCCCCGTCCTGGTCCTGCGGATGCGCCACGTACACCGGGGTGTCCGAGCGCTGGCCGACGAAGGCCGTGTCGATCTGGTCGGCGGTCTGCCCCATGCGGATGCCGAACAGTCGCATGTGGGAGAGGTTGAGGTAGAAGTAACCGCCGAACATCCCGACGAAGGGCGGCCGGGGGCCGGTCACCTCCTCCTCGCGGTAGATGCCGAAGCCGACGAAGCCGTTGCGCCAGCCGTGCAGACCGCGTCCCCACACCAGGGACCAGCCCAGCGGGCTGGCCGGCTCGGGCAGGGTCTCGCCCGCGTTGGCGCGGGTGTAGTGCGGCAGCCGCTCGCTGCGCCGCCAGTCGGTGATCCAGCTCTTCATGCCGAGGCTCTCCCGCTCTCCGTGCTCGCGTCCGCCATCGGCTACCACTGCGCCGTTCCGCCGTCCACGCTGATCAGCGTGCCCGTGATACCCGCGCCGTTGTCGCTCGCCAGCAGCGTGGCGACCGCCGCGATCTGCTCCACGGTGGTGATCTGCTTGGTGGCGGCGTGCTCGGCGAAACGGCCCAGCCACACCTCGTACGAGATGCCCTCGGCCTCGGCCGCGGCCGGACCGGCCTCCCGCATCAGGTCGGTGTCGACGGCGCCGGGGCAGATGGCGTTGCAGGTGATGCCCTGGGTGCCGTACTCGAAGGCGGTCGCCTTGGTCAGGCCGTGGATGGCGTGCTTGTTGGTGATGTAGTGGCTGATGGCCGGCTTGTTGGCCTGCTTGCCCTCGACCGAGGAGATGTTGATGATGCGGCCCCAGCCGCCCTCCAGCATCTTCGGCAGCGCCCGGCGGGTGCCGTAGAAGTAGGCGTTGAGGTTCAGGTTGAGAGCGTTGTGCCAGGCCTCGTCGCTGAGCTGGTGGACGGGGGCGAAGCCCGAGGTGCCGCCGACGTTGTTGACCCAGATGTCGAGCCGGCCGAAGCGCTCCGCGGCGAAGTCCGCGAGGGCCTCGATGTCCTCCTGGCTGTTGGCGTCGCAGGGGTGGAAGACCGCCCGGTCCCCGGCACCGATCTCCTCCAGGGCCTGCTTGCCCTTGAGCTCGGAACGGCCGCTGATGACCACCGTGGCGCCCTGGGCCAGGAAGGACTCGGCGATGGCCCGTCCGATGCTGCGTGTGCTGCCCGTGATCACCGCGACACGTCCGTCGAGGCTGCCCGTAGCCACCATGTTGTTCTCCTGCGCGTCTTGTGGGTTGGTCACCTGGCGGCTCTCGCCGCGTGGTCCAGGTGTGCGTGAACGGTGCGGTGGAAGTGCTGGAGTCCGGGCTCGTTGCGTCCGAAGACGAAGTCGGTCCCGTTCAGGGCCGCAAGCCCCTGCTGGACTCCGTAGGTGGTCGCGTAGTCCTCGTCGCGGACCACCTCGTGGAACCACTCGCCGAACGTGTCGGCGGCGTGCCGCTCCTCGTCGGTGACCGCCGGATCGCGCAGCAGGATGATCTGCTGGGTGACCGACTCGGTGGCCGTCCGGGGGAGGACCAGGGAGACGGCGATCTTGTTGCGCCAGCCGCCGGCTATCGCGAGACCGGGGTAGAGCCAGTAGATGGCTCCGACGCACTCGCCGGGGTCGCGCTGGTCCGGAGGCAGCTCGACCGCCTGCGCGATGGGGCGCAGGGCCGCTGAGAGGCGCTGGTGAGGGCCCCAGGTGTCGTGGGCCATCATGTTGGAGAGGTTCGTCTCGAACACCGTCTTCGGGTGCAGCGAGGCGAAGTGGTACGTCTCCAGATAGCCGTCGAGCGTGACCTTCCAGTTGGGGCTGGTCAGCTCCTTGGTCGAGTAGTGGTGGCAGTCCCCGAGACGCATCCCCTCGAGGAGCGGCTGGAGGTCACCGAGCCACTCGTCCAGGTCGGGCTCGGCCGCCGGGTCCAGCGAGACGAAGACGATGCCGGCGCGTTCCCCGGCCGGGAGCCGCAGCAGGCTGCGTCCCGCGCGTGACACGTCGCCGAAGGTCTGCTCGGCGTACACGCCCCGCAACTCGCCCGCCAGGTCGTACGACCAGGAGTGGTACGGGCAGGTGAGCCGCTTCGACACCCCGCAGCCGGGCTCGATGATCTTGGCCCCGCGGTGGCGGCAGGCGTTGATCATCGCGTGGACGACGCCCTGCCGGTCGCGGGTGATCAGGACCGGGACACCGAGGACGTCCAGCGCCTTGTAGGTGTTCGGCCCGGGCAGCTCGGCCGACATGGCGAGCGGCAGGGGAACGGTGCGGTGGACCGCGTCCATCTCCCGCTGCCAGCGGTCGGCGTCGGAGTAGTGGGCGACGGGTTCCGTCCACTGGCCGTCCGCCTCGTGCGTCGTGTTGCCGCGGTAGTGCTCCATCACGCGCTCGACGAGTTCGGCGGCTTCCCGCCGCATCGCCACGGACGCGGCGTCGGTCGACCGGTCCTGGCTGATCCACGAGGAGTATGCCGGCGCCGGGGGAACGTGACGCTCGGCGTCGGCCCCCCGGGTCTCCGGGGAACTGGTCTGGACCACGATGTCCTCACAATCCTTCCAGCCGCGAGTTCGGGAAGGGCCTCTGATATGGCAGCTGGGCTGTGAGCCACACGACAACAGGGGTAAGTGTTGTCTGTCAATAGAAAGTGCGGAAGTGGCGGCTCGGTGGCCCCCAGGTCACATCACCTTCGCCCGGGACAAAAAGGTCGTGTGATCGGCCGATCTTTCTATTGACCGGCTCCAGTTGCGGGAGTGTGATGGCCGCACGCTCGGCGGAGAGGTGGTGCGATGGACGACGACAGGGCCGGCCGGATGTCCGAGGTGGGGGCGCGTATGACCGAGCCGTTCGAGGCGGGTGTCGTCGTGCGTGACCTGGGGTTGATGGAGCGCTTCTGCCGGGAGGTGCTCGGCTGCTTCGAGGTGCACCGCTCCCGGGTGCCGATGTCGGTCGCCCTGCCGGCCGGACTCGGTGACGAACTCCTCGTCGTCTGGCTCCAGGTGCCGGCGGGGGGGGCGGGTGAAGCTGATCCGGCCCCGGTCCGCCCCGGCGCCCACCGAACCGGTACTGCCGCTGACCGCGCGCCGGGGCCTGTCCTGTCTCACCTTCCACCCGGACGACCTGGACCCGGTCGTGGCGGCTCTGGTGGCCGGGGGCGCCCGGCCGCTGTCGGACCCGGTCGTCGTCCGGGCGCGTGGCCGCCGGATCAGTTTCTGGGCGGATCCGGAGGGCAACGCGCTGGAGCTGGTCGACGGGCGCGCAGACGTTCGGGAGCCGGGTCCGTCCGGGCCGTAGTAATTAGAGAACCTCTTCAGTAAGGTGCCCTCAGCTGGTTACTGTAGACCGGCACAACAAAGTCCGATCGCGTGACACACCTCGCTCGGGGCGAAGGGGCGGACGATGGCTCAGAGGGCATCGAAGAAGTCGGCCGATCCGGCCGCGAACCAGACATCCGCGCAGGTCATCAGGGATCTGCACGAGCGCATGGTGCGCATCCGCCTGTTCGAGACAGAGGCGGGAAAGCTCATGGAGGCCGGCAAGCTGCCGGGCTTCCTGCATCTCTACGTCGGTCAGGAGGCCGTCGCCGCGGGTGTGATGGCGGCCCTGCGTGACGACGACCAGATCACCTCCACGCACCGCGGACACGGCCACGCCGTGGCCAAGGGCGTCAGCTTCAACCACATGTACTCGGAGCTGTACGGCCGGGTGACCGGCGCCTGCCTCGGCCGCGGCGGCAGCATGCACATCAACGACGTCACCCTCGGCATGCTCGGCGCCAACGGCATCGTCGGCGCCGGCATCCCGATCGCCGTCGGCGCCGCCTTCGCCGCCCAGTACCGGGGCGAGGACAACATCGCCGTCACCTTCTTCGGCGACGGCGCCACCAACATCGGCAGCTTCCACGAGGCCGCGAACATGGCCGCCATCCTGCGTCTGTCGGTCCTGTTCGTCTGCGAGAACAACGGCTACGCCGAGTTCACCCCGCAGTCGAAGCACATGCTGATCACCGATGTCGCCGACCGCGCCGCGTCCTACGGCATGCCCAGCGTGATCGTCGACGGCATGGACGCGCTCGCCGTCCACCAGGCCACCGTCGAGGCCGTCGCGCACGCCCGGGCCGGCGAGGGCCCCATGTTCATCGAGGCCAAGACCTACCGCTACTACGACCACCAGGGCGTCAAGGGGCTGCGCCACCCCTACCGCTCGGACGCCGAGGTCGAGGAGTGGAAGGCCCGCGACGCGATCGACCTGCTGGAGGCCCGTGCCCTCGCCGACGGCACCGCCACCCGCGCCGAGCTGGACGACACCTGGCAGCGCACCCGCGACGAGATCGCCGAGGCCATCGCCTACGCCGAGGCCAGCCCGCTGCCCGACACCGCAGACCTCCTCCTCAACGTCTACTCGGGATGACCGCCATGACCACCATCACCGAAGCTCCGGCCCTCGCCGCGGACGGCACAGGCCGCGAGCTCAGCTACGTCAAGGCCTTCAACGAGGGTCTGGCGCAGGCCATGCGCGAGGACGAGAACGTCTTCGTCGCCGGCGAGGACGTCGCCGGCTACGGCGGTGTCTTCCGGATGTTCGACAACCTGCTCGACGAGTTCGGCCCCCGCCGCATGATCGACACCCCGATCTCCGAGGCCGCGCTCGTCGGCCTGGGCGTGGGCGCCGCCGCCCGGGGCCTGCGCCCCGTCGTCGACCTGATGTTCATGGACTTCATCGGCGTCTGCCTGGACCAGATCGTCAACCAGGCCGCCAAGATGAAGTACATGTTCGGCGGCTCCGTGTCGGTGCCGCTCACCATCACCACGGCCTCCGGTGCGGGCCTGGGCGCCGCCGCGCAGCACAGTCAGAGCCTGGAGGCCTGGCTCTGCCACGTGCCCGGCCTCAAGGTCGTGATGCCGTCCGACGCGTACACCGCCAAGGGCCTGACCGTCTCCGCGATCCGGGACGACAACCCGGTCGTCGTGATGCTCAACAAGGTCCTGCTCGGCAGCAAGAGCGAGGTGCCCGAGCACATCTACGGCATCCCGCTCGGCCAGGCCCACACCGCGCGGCAGGGCTCCGACGTCACCGTCATCGCCCTGGGCCGCATGGTGGGCGAGGCCCTGGCCGCGGCCGGGGAACTGGCCGCCGAGGGCATCGAGGTCGAGGTGATCGACCCGCGCACCGTGCAACCCCTGGACACCGACACGATGATCGCCTCCGCGCGCCGCACCAACCGGGTCCTCGTGGTGCACGAGGCCGTCACCTTCGGCGGGCTCGGCGCGGAGATCGCCGCCCAGATCCAGGACGCGGCCTTCGACCACCTGGACGCGCCCGTCCTGCGCGTCGGCGCCCCCTTCTCCCCGGTGCCGTTCTCCCCGGTCCTGGAGAAGGCCTACGTACCCGACCAGGCCCGCATCGTGCGGGGCTGCCGGCGTCTGCTCGAAAGGTCGTGACGTAGTGGCGGTCGAGGTTCTGCTGCCGAAGATCGGCCTGACCATGCAGGAAGGCACGATCGACGAGTGGCTCGTGCCCGTCGGCGGCTTCGTCGCGGAGGGCGAGGCGCTGCTGCGGCTGGCCACCGACAAGGTCGACGTCGACGTCGAGGCGGAGGCCCAGGGACTGTTCCACCCCGTGGTCGAGGCCGGGGCGACCGTTCCGGCCGGAGCGCTCATCGGCTGGCTGCTGGAGGAGGGCGAGCAGCCACCGGGACAGGGCGGCACGTCGACGCCCGCCGAATCGGCGTCGCCCGGCGCGGACGCGGGGTCCGCGGCCGGCGGCGTCCCCTCGGAGGTGGCGGCGGCGGTCAACGGCACCGGAGCGCTCAACGGCACCGTGCCGGGCAACGGCTCACCGGCGCTCGACGGCTCCGGCGGCCGGCTCCTGACCTCGCCGAACGCCCGGCGGGTGGCGGCGGACTCCGGCGTCGACCTGACAGCCCTGCGCGGCACCGGGCCCGGCGGCCGGATCGTCTCCGAGGACGTGGAGGAGTACCTCCTCGTCCCCGCGCCGCAACCGCCGGTCAGCCTGCCGACCGACGCGGTCACCCCGGTCTCCCCGCTGGTCCGCCGCCAGGCGAAGGAGCGGGGCATCGACCTCGCGGACGTCCGCGGCACGGGCGCGGGCGGCCGGATCAGACGGGCCGACCTGGACGCAGCCATTCCGGCGGCCGCGTCGGCACCGCCCCCGGCGACGGCCCGCGAGGCCTATGCCGCACCGCGGCCCGGGGACGTCATCCCGCTCACCGGCATGCGCGGCACCATCGCCCGCCGGATGCACGCCAGCCTCCAGGAGATGGCCCAGCTCACACACGGCTACGAGGTGCGGATGGACGCCGTCGTGGCCCTGCGAACGCAGTTGAAGCGGGAGTGGGCCGACGACGACCTGCCGGTGCCCAGCCTGAACGACTTCCTGATGAAGGCCGCCGCCCTGGGCCTGCGGGAACACCCGCTGCTCAACGCGGGGGTATTCGAGGACGGCGTCCACCTGTACGAGGGCGTCCATCTCGGGTTCGCGGTCGCGGTACCGGGCGGCCTGCTCGTCCCCGTGATCGAGGACGCGGCGGAGCTGTCACTGCCCGGCATGGCCCTCAGGTCGCGGGAGTTGGCCGACAACGCCCGGTCCGGCCGGATCTCCCCGGCGCTGCTGGAAGGAGGCACGTTCACCGTCACCTCACTGGGCGGCTACGGCGTCGACTTCTTCACCCCCGTCATCAACCCCGGCAACGTCGCCATTCTCGGCGTGGGCAGGCTCAGGGACGGTGTCGAGTGGGTGGACGACCAGCCGCGCCGCACCCAGGTGCTCACTCTGAGTCTCACCTTCGACCACCGCGCGGTGGACGGAGCGCCGGCGGCCGAGTACCTGCGCACGGTCGGCGCGCTGCTGCGCAAGCCGCTGCGGCTCCTGGTGTGACGTTCCCAGCCCCGCGCCTGTCGACCGTTTCCACCCCATCCGGTCGGCGGGCGCGGCCCGTTCCCCGGGCAGTCCGCTACTCGGCCACCGGATCGGCGATCCGCTCGGCGAGCCGGCCCACCTCGCGCAGGAAGGAACGGTGCCCGAGGGAGCGGTAGACGTCGTCCCCCCGGACCTGCGAGACCGCCGCGGTCTCCAGCAGCGCCAGCACCCCCAGACCGATCACCGCGGCCTCCGCCTCGGTCACCGGCTCGCGGCCCTTGCGGACCAGCAGCACCAGGCGGTCCAGCAGCTCCGTACGGATCCTGTGGCGCAGCGCCTCCGCCTCCTGGCTCATGCCGGCCGAGGACACGAAGAACACGGTGGCGGCGGCCCGGTGCTCGCCGAGCCAGACCACCAGCGACGTGACGGCCGGTCCGATGTCCGAGCCGGGCGCGTGCGCCTCGGCGAGCGTCTCCACCTGCTCGCGGAGCGCGGCGGCGAACACCCGCATCCCCTCCACCAGGACCTGGTCCTTGGAGGAGAAGTGGTAGTACACCGCGGCCGACGTCATCTCCGCCCGCGCCGCGATGTCGGCCACCGTCACCTCGTCCGGCGGCTGGGTGGCGAAGAGCTCGGTGGCCGCCTCGATCACCCACTGCCTGCGCGAAGGGCGGTGAGCTGCGCGCGTCCCGGATGTAGTCATGGTGTCAAGTATGCCGTGATCTTCCCGCTCCAGAACCACGCGGGTGCCAGGATTCACGGGACGGACCAGGGGGAGTAACTGGATAACATGGTCAGTACGCCGGAGCGCACAGGCACACCGGTCGCGGCAACCGCCAGGGAGCATGATGGCCACCACGAACGGCAAGCAGCCCGCGCACGGCAAGCAGCCGGCCCACCGTCCCTCACGACGTCAGCACATCATCGACGCCGCCGTGCGGGTGTTCGGCCGCAACGGCTTCGCGGAGACCAGTGTGCAGGACATCGCGGACGAGGCCCAGGTGGTGCCCACGGCCGTCTACTACCACTTCGCGGGCAAGGAGGAGCTGCTCGAACTCGCCATGCGGAGGGTCTTCGACCAGCTGAACACCGTCGTGGAGACGGCCCGGCCGGACACCGAGCCGGGTGACGCCGAGGGCCTGATGCGCGTCATCGACGCCGTGTGGGACTGGGTGGAGAAGAACCCGGACGAGGCCCGGCTGTACCAGGTACAGATCGCCTCGGCCAACGGCAACATCAAGCTCATGCGAGACGAGTTCGAGCAGCGGCACATCCAACGGGCGTACGACTACCTGCCCGAGAGCACCACCCGCAGCCCCCGGGCGGCCAAGGCCCGGCACGCCTCGCAGGCGCTCGCGGTCCGTACGCTCATCAGCACGACCATCCTGGTGACCGCGCTGCGGGCGGAGGGCGGACCGCTGTCCCGGCTGCCGTCCCGGTCCGTGCAGAAGGCGGTCAGGTCGCTGGCGCTGCGCATCGTCGCCGCCGACCAGCAGGCCGAGTCCGCGGCCACCTCGGCGTAGGGCCGCAGTGGTGCGGCGACCGCCGGTGCGGCCCGTGACCGCCGCTTCAGCCGGTGTCCGCGAGAGCCGGACCCATCACGCTCCGTGACAGCCGGTTCACCAGGGCCGATCAGTGCCCCGGCCTCGCGCATCGTCTCGGCGACGCTCGACGCGGAACCCACGTCCAGGGCGAGCGGCAGGGCCGCCGGCCCGACGGCGCGGCACACCTCCTCGGCCGCCTCCCGGTTCCGCGCCCCGACCAGGACCCGCAGCCCCCGTCCGCGAGCTGCCGGCAGATCTCCGCGCCGATCCCGCGCGCGCCACCGGTGACCAGGGCGGTCCTGCGCTCGCTCATGTCGGGTCCTCACTGGTTCGGGTGGTGGGGGAGTGCTGGGGTGCGGCCGGGCCGGTCAGACCGTCAGTACCGCGCAGGCGCTGATCCCGGGCGCCCCGTACACGTGGGTGAAGCCCACCTCGGGACCGCCGGGCACCTGTACGCCCGGTGCGCGGCCCTGCAACTGCCGTACGACCTCGTGGAACTGGCGCAGTCCCGAGGCGCCGACCGGTTCGCCGCCCG from Streptomyces sp. ALI-76-A includes:
- a CDS encoding 2-oxo acid dehydrogenase subunit E2 — translated: MAVEVLLPKIGLTMQEGTIDEWLVPVGGFVAEGEALLRLATDKVDVDVEAEAQGLFHPVVEAGATVPAGALIGWLLEEGEQPPGQGGTSTPAESASPGADAGSAAGGVPSEVAAAVNGTGALNGTVPGNGSPALDGSGGRLLTSPNARRVAADSGVDLTALRGTGPGGRIVSEDVEEYLLVPAPQPPVSLPTDAVTPVSPLVRRQAKERGIDLADVRGTGAGGRIRRADLDAAIPAAASAPPPATAREAYAAPRPGDVIPLTGMRGTIARRMHASLQEMAQLTHGYEVRMDAVVALRTQLKREWADDDLPVPSLNDFLMKAAALGLREHPLLNAGVFEDGVHLYEGVHLGFAVAVPGGLLVPVIEDAAELSLPGMALRSRELADNARSGRISPALLEGGTFTVTSLGGYGVDFFTPVINPGNVAILGVGRLRDGVEWVDDQPRRTQVLTLSLTFDHRAVDGAPAAEYLRTVGALLRKPLRLLV
- a CDS encoding TetR/AcrR family transcriptional regulator gives rise to the protein MTTSGTRAAHRPSRRQWVIEAATELFATQPPDEVTVADIAARAEMTSAAVYYHFSSKDQVLVEGMRVFAAALREQVETLAEAHAPGSDIGPAVTSLVVWLGEHRAAATVFFVSSAGMSQEAEALRHRIRTELLDRLVLLVRKGREPVTEAEAAVIGLGVLALLETAAVSQVRGDDVYRSLGHRSFLREVGRLAERIADPVAE
- a CDS encoding TetR/AcrR family transcriptional regulator → MMATTNGKQPAHGKQPAHRPSRRQHIIDAAVRVFGRNGFAETSVQDIADEAQVVPTAVYYHFAGKEELLELAMRRVFDQLNTVVETARPDTEPGDAEGLMRVIDAVWDWVEKNPDEARLYQVQIASANGNIKLMRDEFEQRHIQRAYDYLPESTTRSPRAAKARHASQALAVRTLISTTILVTALRAEGGPLSRLPSRSVQKAVRSLALRIVAADQQAESAATSA
- a CDS encoding alpha-ketoacid dehydrogenase subunit beta yields the protein MTTITEAPALAADGTGRELSYVKAFNEGLAQAMREDENVFVAGEDVAGYGGVFRMFDNLLDEFGPRRMIDTPISEAALVGLGVGAAARGLRPVVDLMFMDFIGVCLDQIVNQAAKMKYMFGGSVSVPLTITTASGAGLGAAAQHSQSLEAWLCHVPGLKVVMPSDAYTAKGLTVSAIRDDNPVVVMLNKVLLGSKSEVPEHIYGIPLGQAHTARQGSDVTVIALGRMVGEALAAAGELAAEGIEVEVIDPRTVQPLDTDTMIASARRTNRVLVVHEAVTFGGLGAEIAAQIQDAAFDHLDAPVLRVGAPFSPVPFSPVLEKAYVPDQARIVRGCRRLLERS
- a CDS encoding thiamine pyrophosphate-dependent dehydrogenase E1 component subunit alpha, whose protein sequence is MAQRASKKSADPAANQTSAQVIRDLHERMVRIRLFETEAGKLMEAGKLPGFLHLYVGQEAVAAGVMAALRDDDQITSTHRGHGHAVAKGVSFNHMYSELYGRVTGACLGRGGSMHINDVTLGMLGANGIVGAGIPIAVGAAFAAQYRGEDNIAVTFFGDGATNIGSFHEAANMAAILRLSVLFVCENNGYAEFTPQSKHMLITDVADRAASYGMPSVIVDGMDALAVHQATVEAVAHARAGEGPMFIEAKTYRYYDHQGVKGLRHPYRSDAEVEEWKARDAIDLLEARALADGTATRAELDDTWQRTRDEIAEAIAYAEASPLPDTADLLLNVYSG